One region of Asterias rubens chromosome 5, eAstRub1.3, whole genome shotgun sequence genomic DNA includes:
- the LOC117290713 gene encoding merlin-like, which translates to MSVLRRNPKTFSVRVTTMDAELEFGIDWKATGRQLFDLVARTIGLRETWYFGLRFIDHKGYISWLKMDKKVQEQGIPKTSPMPFLFAAKFYPEEVSEELIQEITQHLFFLQVKQQILNEEVYCPPEASVLLASYAVQAKYGDYDHNMHHPGFLASEELLPQRVVEQFDMTAEMWEERITAWYSEHQGLMRDEAEMEYLKITQDLEMYGVNYFEIKNEKGTDLYLGVDAMGLNVYEIDNKLVPKISFPWSEIRNVSYKDKKFTIKPIDKKSPDFCFISPRLRLNKLILDLCVGNHELFMQRRRADTMEVQQMKAQAKEEKAKRHIERHKLMRERQLREQAERDKEDMEKQLVHFRDEARLAHDALMRSEETAELLGEKAQVAEEEAMLLAQKANQAESEINRIRVRAIKTEEERRMMEMKAHEAEMIATRLAEESDRRAMEAERLKEQLVRAREAEKNAKEKLIQVTKLPLLDFTSAHVITSSELEKLQLDGDFAIESESNSYELMTDGDVEKLSKEIEKERVDYLEKSRHLQLQLNELKSEIEVMKVEEKETEFDRIHNELIDRGETKYITLVRIKSGSTKARVAFFEEL; encoded by the exons ATGTCGGTGCTTCGGAGAAACCCGAAGACTTTCAGCGTCCGGGTTACAACAATGGATGCTGAACTTGAATTTGGAATAGAC TGGAAAGCAACTGGCCGACAATTATTTGACCTGGTGGCCAGAACCATTGGGCTACGGGAAACTTGGTACTTTGGTCTGCGGTTCATCGATCACAAGGGATACATCAGCTGGCTTAAGATGGATAAGAAA GTGCAAGAGCAAGGCATCCCTAAGACGTCCCCGATGCCGTTCTTGTTTGCAGCCAAGTTTTATCCGGAGGAAGTGAGCGAAGAGTTGATCCAGGAGATCACCCAGCATCTATTCTTCCTTCAAGTCAAGCAGCAGATCTTGAATGAGGAGGTGTACTGCCCTCCGGAGGCCTCAGTTTTATTGGCGTCTTATGCTGTTCAGGCCAAG tatggGGACTATGATCACAACATGCACCATCCTGGGTTCTTGGCGAGTGAGGAACTTCTTCCCCAGCGGGTCGTGGAACAGTTCGACATGACTGCGGAGATGTGGGAGGAGAGAATTACCGCATGGTACTCCGAACACCAGGGACTCATGAG AGATGAAGCTGAGATGGAGTACTTAAAGATCACACAAGACCTAGAAATGTACGGAGTCaactattttgaaataaag AACGAGAAAGGAACAGACTTATACCTTGGTGTAGATGCAATGGGTCTGAACGTGTATGAAATAGACAACAAATTAGTACCAAAGATATCGTTTCCCTGGAGTGAAATCAGGAATGTATCCTACAAAGATAAGAAG TTCACCATCAAGCCGATCGACAAGAAATCACCGGACTTTTGTTTCATATCGCCTAGGTTACGACTTAATAAATTG ATTTTGGATCTTTGTGTCGGCAACCATGAGCTGTTTATGCAGAGGAGGAGGGCAGACACGATGGAGGTCCAACAGATGAAAGCACAAGCCAAAGAAGAGAAAGCCAAAAGACAT ATTGAAAGACATAAGCTGATGAGAGAGAGACAGTTAAGGGAGCAAGCAGAGAGAGATAAAGAGGACATGGAGAAACAGTTGGTCCACTTCAGGGACGAGGCCAGACTTGCTCATGATGCTCTG ATGAGGTCGGAGGAGACGGCAGAGTTGTTAGGGGAGAAGGCACAGGTAGCTGAGGAGGAAGCGATGCTCCTTGCGCAGAAGGCTAACCAAGCTGAGTCTGAGATAAACCGCATCAGGGTGCGGGCTATCAAG ACAGAAGAAGAGAGACGAATGATGGAGATGAAAGCTCATGAAGCTGAGATGATTGCAACAAGGTTGGCCGAGGAATCAGACAGAAG AGCTATGGAGGCAGAGAGATTAAAAGAGCAACTGGTCCGAGCCAGAGAGGCAGAGAAAAATGCAAAGGAGAAACTTATCCAAGTCACTAAATTACCACTACTAGAT TTCACGTCCGCACATGTTATAACAAGCTCCGAGCTAGAAAAGCTACAACTTGACGGCGACTTTGCGATCGAGAGCGAGAGTAACTCATATGAACTGATGACAGATGGGGATGTGGAAAAACTATCCaaagaaattgaaaaagaaag GGTGGACTACCTGGAGAAGAGCAGACATCTTCAGTTGCAGCTGAACGAGCTTAAGTCGGAGATTGAAGTCATGAAGGTCGAGGAGAAGGAGACGGAGTTTGATCGAATACACAACGAGCTGATCGACAGGGGAGAGACCAAGTACATTACTCTCGTCAGG ATAAAATCTGGTTCAACTAAAGCAAGGGTTGCCTTCTTTGAAGAGCTCTAA
- the LOC117290414 gene encoding uncharacterized protein LOC117290414, protein MPCNAKNTPTMQTVLKTPTKPARESQPVFSNLSADFWQDVADDGLMRIHSISPLRDCQNSNSDQATPSPRKRLKRQRLIDGIDEPVQSGDGNQTVKSVSKDVIVADNSLSIKRRGRHRRKSGLIQKGTPSLVSSQEDTAEIIEIIEGDSFASVKSIRNSKQTDQEQVFESSTLHPLKVPDNPLAKGLKRVMTELAPTEAKRLKKKKRIKKGLESSGHSTISHSKKTKGRSKSGKTAAPMVVLSTEHLAEPQRTSTNLNRFETPKSSWLHRVSTPRVQTEKCKQNIPASGTSLEEAEIMVQSKNQPGVEGVGALYQQQTPQISSTSDPCLSITLSDLLEELSTSKRSSLSARLAKAKIACHEQKRRRRISLKRKYRESIGELDVTQGKMSPKEDLHTVKSQDIKLSAPLSNPNETFVEKHCQTQSKVPHVQTEQEVAINKAPVENGSDFETPKQQGAEAGPTCALCSCSECKCPPSLEIQTSGNVRIGVQVSPVVLKPDKLESEHARASTHSSLNSQSCQTDFRETQTQTVHETPSFASQIPPKGCSTLTTPSDQKVELVTVIKNCMDSLLDVCSDSKNFSKPSQLPGKETDVLKRFFESLKLVQANRSKSPPKPTPLLRRQSHRRRIESSESSDSLGQMDSEEAATLKSQCLSTVTQLVKPSTSKPFQSPRKETEYSDTLKSFIESIMNVSTQSRSPQKPTPLLRRQSHRRRIKSAGSSDSTKQTDSWSKSSSEELAIPKSHCLSPVLQLMKPPAAPGEILPKVIPLNFMKFSRHCGRRPIGKRVPQELFSSSGDSDSDVGRARAAAQRFINMTEDSDSDYGMGDRKVDDGEMLVGTRQINRKQYRRILDGWSEGADYVDHKESQGVVENVSGSDCSIEHIEVEEYIDNDENSAQEVNISVSLVHDGLGDRESDKENQDLFADGSGSDCSLELFEVEEFIDNDESSAEEGSISAEEVGISDKEDNDHTIVGTSASECGEGDVLSSIDNWDEWSEELDDGDYGNPFILDQATESRLKDDPESDCYSDAKEFDVTDDSQSENLVEEDVIRDRQHRNITDNKVYGRRMSPRKNRRRILDELFSSSEEISLIGTPKESHGMPGHLKVSIGERVNDISSSGNGSDSDTDQNSSGSQENVLQKQVSSNIVLDDDESKSEQVKPTKRLNPTGLLADKGKMLKIFKQQAEKNMIAKEKQAESKAFKETGFETSHHEIDCKDKQQEPSSQAVESTDRDEKDHRDGSDHDDEVFRLDVSDERQVERKECTDEDKLDNDENLDGHVKENREEGDILKDETEDIGGSDSDDTSLNIPDYVSSDDCPAKLNDRLLKKKKSKSQINVKENREEGDILKDETEDIGGSDSDDTSLNIPDYVSSDDCPAKLNDRLLKKSKSQIKKEKQSEMKGSLQVKQKMLKTRKQRSDGKRTKSTKVKKDCGKTNLQSTSEYRKEKGSNKRGGLNRRSRAAKSEDGDANSDQNNLVQGDNLGDDEDVDGQTTIDRTEHDGIKDIDADIGGSDSDDTIVNSPDDENRGVSGECSIIQKTTTATQSKEVTEAGLRRGRKSAKGPKTKKSLSRTESLEYDPDNSGLLVKRKAKKPQKLTGLLSEAETVKNRGVSTGEKTKSRNTKEDGKNDHQQSTCGEQHGESRSLSEQSLNGCDEGLGDDENENSDDAIMTSSDEGGHDDKSQTSSLKQSGKVTQLTTDKQIKDGLLKKGKPPQRKNIKKSLDRTDRQQDDPRNYAGLLYKSKSHKKLTQKTLPEMADMGKSKIKSVLTESMEKNLSLDNCNERVDNGKLIESPRQSKKMTSTKTNAQEGERKERNSPKSIQVKNSCDLRKRKEGEPDKSSPLKKLKNKTLLEKTETQTESKKVNTKLARKTKQVDVQNSPIEKTSEDNCGESRIDNTDEDAVGTDHQGDLGIIGKASSLKKSTKSKTAKQEKALKGEIKNAPKKSDFRRSLKTMEATEVVAELMNDRKLTKKNKQLSSGGKSEDKEQGGTSSLAQSTKFTKLETKEDTKGGQPKEKKTLTITKSKKNLAWTKLINSAVSSGKSSSKSAKDSDDSDYYFDTVDLVLSVKDQDEEESDSLKQSGKVTQLTTDKQTKDGLLKKGKPPQRKNIKKSLDRTDREQDDPRNYAGLLYKSKSHKKLTQKTLPEMADMGKSKIKSVLTESMEKNLSLDNCNERVDNGKLIESPRQSKKKTSTKTNAQEGERKERNSPKSIQVKNSCDLGKRKEGEPDKSRPLKKLKNKTLLEKTETQTESKQVKTKLARKTKQVDVQNSPIEKTSEDNCGESRIDNTGEDAVGTDHQGDLGIIGKSSSLKKSTKSKTAKQEKALKGEIKNAPKKSDFRRSLKTMEATEVVAELMNDRKLTKKNKQLSSGGKSEDKEQGGTSSLAQSTKFTKLETKEDTKGGQPKEKKTLTITKSKKNLAWTKLMNSTVSSGKSSSKSAKDSDDSDYYFDTVDLVLSVKDQDEEESDSYDDCSNDVESLVGKLMDDEDKDREGNSTGNGDKNLREADDMRDGSHCDDVGHGGQIVTELGMRKNLQNGEDNVRSNTDEEGGDVQENLAEEDASKDDEEGVDGFDSDDSSLLLAVEGSSVVCKKKQADRGPRNSSKTAEEVLEDEHSCSSDEESVDQIFPSRFLHEVESSACPFDHMGKSFRGKKHGCTCLVGNRPRKERVKRKATTNPVLTGSEHLDSDIIKSKPLVHGLLKDKGKLLTIFKQEAARKMMENVPATDAKPDAWKASRNFGEIRDKNYDPIMYTIKSDTNRAICEGLITPMPLEWEEPLISSKDREDHQSALRSIFYDTLLKRGRKNRIAARRRSGNVKLNRCPTIKEIKKANTAEKRRLKKLEAEVKSDGWIEYDMLPAVYPETDETVFIKAIK, encoded by the exons ATGCCTTGCAACGCAAAAAACACTCCAACAATGcaaactgttttaaaaaccCCAACAAAGCCAGCAAGGGAAAGCCAACCTGTCTTTTCGAATTTGAGCGCAGACTTTTGGCAAGACGTTGCTGATGACGGACTGATGAGGATTCATAGTATATCGCCACTGAGGGACTGTCAAAACTCAAACTCAGATCAGGCAACTCCAAGCCCCAGGAAAAGATTGAAGAGACAACGCCTTATTGATGGGATAGATGAGCCAGTTCAATCAGGGGATGGCAATCAAACCGTAAAGAGTGTGTCCAAAGATGTTATTGTGGCAGATAATTCCTTGAGTATCAAGAGGAGAGGGAGGCACAGAAGAAAAAGCGGCCTGATTCAAAAGGGAACGCCGAGTCTTGTGAGTTCTCAGGAAGACACAGCTGAAATCATAGAGATCATTGAAGGGGATTCCTTTGCTTCTGTCAAATCTATCCGCAATTCAAAACAAACTGATCAAGAGCAGGTATTTGAAAGTTCAACTCTCCATCCACTCAAAGTACCTGATAATCCTCTCGCAAAAGGGCTGAAACGAGTCATGACAGAATTGGCACCAACCGAGGCCAAGagactgaagaaaaaaaaacgcataAAGAAAGGTCTTGAAAGTTCTGGACACTCCACAATTTCTCATTCTAAGAAAACCAAAGGAAGAAGTAAATCTGGGAAAACTGCAGCACCAATGGTCGTATTGTCAACTGAGCATCTCGCAGAACCACAAAGAACTAGCACCAACTTGAATAGGTTCGAAACACCTAAGTCGTCGTGGTTACATCGAGTCAGCACCCCGAGGGTCCAGACAGAAAAGTGTAAGCAAAACATCCCGGCATCTGGTACATCTTTGGAAGAAGCAGAAATCATGGTTCAGTCTAAAAATCAGCCAGGAGTTGAAGGAGTTGGAGCGCTTTATCAACAACAAACACCCCAAATATCCTCGACATCTGATCCATGTTTAAGTATTACTCTTTCAGATCTACTTGAAGAGCTTTCAACTTCAAAAAGATCTAGCCTTTCTGCAAGACTGGCGAAAGCAAAGATTGCTTGTCATGAGCAAAAGAGACGGCGACGCATCAGTCTGAAACGTAAATACAGAGAAAGTATTGGGGAGCTTGATGTCACTCAAGGAAAAATGAGTCCCAAAGAGGATTTACATACAGTGAAGTCCCAAGACATCAAACTGTCTGCACCACTATCAAATCCAAATGAAACTTTTGTTGAAAAACACTGCCAAACGCAATCAAAGGTTCCTCACGTGCAAACAGAACAAGAAGTTGCCATCAACAAGGCCCCTGTAGAAAATGGCAGTGACTTTGAAACACCAAAACAGCAGGGAGCTGAAGCAGGGCCAACATGTGCATTGTGTTCTTGCTCAGAATGCAAATGCCCACCATCATTGGAAATCCAGACATCGGGAAATGTCAGAATTGGTGTCCAGGTTTCACCAGTTGTGTTAAAACCAGACAAGCTTGAGTCAGAACACGCAAGGGCATCAACCCACTCTTCATTAAACAGCCAGTCGTGTCAAACAGACTTTCGTGAAACCCAAACTCAGACTGTGCATGAAACACCATCCTTTGCGAGCCAAATTCCTCCTAAAGGATGCTCAACATTAACAACTCCCTCGGACCAAAAAGTTGAACTAGTAACAGTAATCAAAAACTGCATGGATTCTTTACTGGATGTATGTAGTGATAGCAAGAACTTTTCAAAGCCCTCCCAGCTACCAGGGAAAGAAACGGATGTTCTCAAACGGTTCTTTGAGTCTTTAAAGCTTGTACAGGCTAATCGTAGCAAGTCTCCTCCAAAGCCCACCCCTCTTCTGCGAAGACAAAGTCATCGAAGAAGAATCGAGTCTTCAGAGTCTTCAGATTCACTGGGGCAGATGGACTCTGAAGAAGCTGCTACACTCAAGTCCCAATGTCTCTCTACTGTCACTCAATTGGTGAAACCAAGTACCTCAAAGCCCTTTCAGTCACCAAGAAAAGAAACAGAATATTCAGATACTCTCAAAAGCTTCATTGAGTCCATAATGAATGTATCTACTCAGAGCCGGTCCCCCCAAAAGCCCACCCCTCTTCTGCGAAGACAAAGTCATCGAAGAAGAATCAAGTCTGCAGGGTCGTCCGATTCCACAAAGCAGACAGACTCTTGGAGTAAGTCCTCCTCCGAAGAACTCGCCATACCCAAGTCCCACTGTCTCTCTCCTGTCCTTCAGCTGATGAAACCTCCGGCGGCACCTGGTGAAATCTTACCGAAAGTGATTCCCTTGAATTTTATGAAGTTCTCTAGGCATTGTGGCAGACGTCCCATCGGAAAGAGAGTACCACAGGAGTTGTTCTCGAGTAGCGGAGACAGCGATTCGGATGTAGGCAGAGCTAGGGCAGCTGCACAAAGATTTATCAACATGACTGAAGATTCTGACAGTGATTACGGGATGGGGGATCGGAAAGTTGACGATGGTGAAATGCTTGTGGGCACTCGGCAGATAAATAGAAAACAATACAGACGTATCCTGGATGGTTGGAGCGAGGGTGCTGACTATGTTGATCACAAAGAGAGTCAAGGTGTTGTTGAAAATGTTAGTGGTAGTGACTGCAGCATTGAACACATAGAGGTTGAAGAATACATCGATAATGATGAGAATAGTGCACAAGAAGTTAACATTAGTGTTTCTCTAGTCCATGATGGCTTGGGTGATCGAGAAAGTGACAAAGAGAATCAAGATCTTTTTGCAGATGGTAGTGGCAGTGACTGCAGCCTTGAACTCTTTGAGGTGGAAGAGTTCATTGATAATGATGAGAGTAGTGCTGAAGAAGGTAGCATTAGTGCTGAAGAAGTTGGCATCAGTGACAAGGAAGATAATGACCACACCATAGTTGGAACTTCTGCCAGTGAGTGTGGTGAAGGTGATGTTCTCTCTAGTATTGACAATTGGGATGAATGGAGCGAAGAACTTGATGATGGAGATTATGGAAATCCCTTCATCCTTGATCAAGCAACTGAGTCTAGGTTGAAAGACGACCCAGAGAGTGATTGTTACAGCGATGCTAAAGAGTTTGACGTAACCGATGACAGTCAGAGTGAAAATTTAGTTGAGGAAGACGTGATCAGAGATAGACAACACAGAAACATAACAGATAATAAGGTCTATGGCAGGAGAATGTCACCCCGAAAGAATCGAAGAAGAATACTGGACGAACTATTTTCAAGTAGTGAGGAGATAAGCTTAATTGGCACCCCTAAAGAAAGCCATGGCATGCCTGGTCATTTGAAGGTCAGCATTGGTGAGAGGGTGAATGATATCAGTAGTAGTGGAAATGGTTCTGATAGTGATACAGATCAAAATTCTTCAGGCAGTCAAGAAAACGTCTTACAAAAGCAAGTAAGCTCAAATATTGTTTTAGATGATGACGAGAGTAAATCAGAACAGGTGAAACCGACGAAGCGATTGAACCCCACAGGGTTACTGGCTGACAAGGGTAAAATGTTGAAGATTTTCAAACAGCAGGCAGAGAAAAATATGATAGCAAAGGAGAAACAAGCAGAATCAAAGGCCTTTAAAGAAACAGGTTTTGAAACTAGCCATCATGAAATAGATTGTAAGGATAAGCAGCAGGAGCCAAGCAGTCAGGCAGTTGAATCTACTGACAGAGACGAGAAAGATCATAGGGATGGGAGTGATCATGATGATGAAGTTTTTCGTCTGGATGTTAGTGACGAACGTCAGGTTGAAAGAAAGGAATGTACTGATGAGGACAAACTTGATAATGATGAAAATCTTGATGGCCATGTTAAAGAAAACAGAGAGGAGGGAGATATTCTTAAAGATGAGACTGAAGACATTGGTGGCTCTGACAGCGATGACACAAGTCTGAATATCCCAGATTATGTAAGTTCAGATGATTGTCCCGCTAAGCTCAACGATAGACTgttaaagaagaagaagagcaaatcacaaataaatgttaaagAAAACAGAGAGGAGGGAGATATTCTTAAAGATGAGACTGAAGACATTGGTGGCTCTGACAGCGATGACACAAGTCTGAATATCCCAGATTATGTAAGTTCAGATGATTGTCCAGCTAAGCTCAACGATAGACTGTTGAAGAAGAGcaaatcacaaataaaaaaagaaaaacaatcagaaaTGAAAGGATCGTTACAAGTCaagcaaaaaatgttaaagacacGTAAGCAGAGGAGTGATGGAAAACGGACAAAATCAACGAAGGTTAAAAAAGATTGTGGTAAAACCAATCTGCAAAGTACAAGTGAGTATCGGAAAGAGAAAGGAAGTAACAAAAGAGGCGGTCTTAACAGAAGAAGTCGGGCAGCTAAATCTGAAGATGGTGATGCTAACAGTGATCAGAATAATCTTGTTCAGGGCGACAACCTTGGTGATGATGAAGATGTTGATGGCCAAACAACCATTGACAGAACTGAGCACGATGGTATCAAGGACATTGATGCTGACATTGGTGGCTCAGATAGCGATGATACTATTGTGAATTCCCCAGATGATGAAAATAGAGGAGTTTCAGGTGAATGCAGCATCATCCAAAAAACTACAACAGCAACACAGTCAAAAGAAGTCACCGAAGCTGGATTACGGAGAGGAAGAAAATCTGCGAAGGGACCAAAAACAAAGAAGAGTCTTAGTCGGACAGAAAGTTTGGAATATGATCCAGACAACAGTGGACTATTGGTGAAGAGAAAAGCGAAAAAGCCACAGAAACTGACCGGATTGTTGTCTGAAGCGGAAACAGTAAAAAACAGAGGGGTTTCTACTGGGGAAAAGACAAAATCGAGGAACACTAAAGAAGATGGAAAAAACGACCATCAGCAATCGACATGTGGGGAGCAACATGGAGAGTCAAGGAGTTTAAGTGAGCAAAGCTTAAATGGCTGTGATGAGGGCCTTGGTGATGACGAAAATGAAAACAGCGATGATGCAATAATGACATCATCAGATGAAGGTGGTCATGATGATAAGAGTCAGACCAGCTCTTTGAAACAGTCCGGAAAGGTGACACAATTAAcgacagacaaacaaatcaaagatggacttttgaaaaaaggaaaaccacctcagaggaaaaatatcaaaaagagTCTTGATCGAACGGACAGGCAACAAGATGACCCCCGAAATTACGCTGGATTATTGTACAAGAGCAAATCACATAAAAAGTTGACACAAAAAACTCTACCTGAAATGGCTGACATGGGCAAATCCAAGATAAAATCTGTCCTGACAGAAAGCATGGAAAAGAACCTTAGTTTGGACAACTGCAATGAAAGAGTGGACAATGGTAAACTGATAGAGAGCCCGAGACAATCCAAAAAGATGACATCGACAAAGACAAATGCCCAAGAAGGAGAACGGAAAGAAAGAAATTCACCAAAGAGTATACAAGTTAAAAACAGTTGTGATTTAAGAAAAAGGAAGGAAGGTGAACCAGACAAGAGCAGCCCGCTTAAgaagttgaaaaacaaaacactgttggAGAAGACAGAGACACAGACAGAGAGTAAAAAGGTAAATACTAAACTGGCAAGGAAGACTAAACAAGTGGATGTTCAAAATAGTCCCATTGAGAAAACTTCTGAAGACAACTGTGGAgaatcaagaattgataatacCGATGAAGATGCTGTCGGCACTGACCATCAAGGTGATCTAGGCATCATTGGCAAAGCCAGTAgtttgaaaaaatctacaaagaGTAAAACAGCAAAGCAAGAGAAAGCCCTCAAAGGAGAAATAAAAAATGCACCGAAGAAGAGTGATTTTAGAAGatccttaaagacaatggaagcAACAGAAGTTGTTGCAGAATTAATGAATGATAGAAAATTAACAAAGAAGAATAAACAACTGTCATCTGGTGGGAAGTCTGAAGATAAAGAGCAAGGAGGCACTTCTAGTTTGGCGCAATCCACAAAGTTTACCAAATTAGAAACAAAGGAAGACACCAAAGGAGGACaaccaaaagaaaagaaaaccttgacgataacaaaatcaaagaaaaatctTGCATGGACAAAATTGATAAACAGTGCTGTGTCATCGGGTAAGAGCAGCTCAAAGAGCGCTAAAGACAGCGACGATAGTGATTATTACTTTGACACTGTAGATTTGGTTTTAAGCGTGAAAGATCAAGACGAAGAAGAAAGTGATTCTTTGAAACAGTCCGGAAAGGTGACACAATTAAcgacagacaaacaaaccaaagatggacttttgaaaaaaggaaaaccacctcagaggaaaaatatcaaaaagagTCTTGATCGAACGGACAGGGAACAAGATGACCCCCGAAATTACGCTGGATTATTGTACAAGAGCAAATCACATAAAAAGTTGACACAAAAAACTCTACCTGAAATGGCTGACATGGGCAAATCCAAGATAAAATCTGTCCTGACAGAAAGCATGGAAAAGAACCTTAGTTTGGACAACTGCAATGAAAGAGTGGACAATGGTAAACTGATAGAGAGCCCGAGACAATCCAAAAAGAAGACATCGACAAAGACAAATGCCCAAGAAGGAGAACGGAAAGAAAGAAATTCACCAAAGAGTATACAAGTTAAAAACAGTTGTGATTTAGGAAAAAGGAAGGAAGGTGAACCAGACAAGAGCAGACCGCTTAAgaagttgaaaaacaaaacactgttggAGAAGACAGAGACACAGACAGAGAGTAAACAGGTAAAGACTAAACTGGCAAGGAAGACTAAACAAGTGGATGTTCAAAATAGTCCCATTGAGAAAACTTCTGAAGACAACTGTGGAgaatcaagaattgataatacCGGTGAAGATGCTGTCGGCACTGACCATCAAGGTGATCTAGGCATCATTGGCAAATCCAGTAgtttgaaaaaatctacaaagaGTAAAACAGCAAAACAAGAGAAAGCCCTCAAAGGAGAAATAAAAAATGCACCGAAGAAGAGTGATTTTAGAAGatccttaaagacaatggaagcAACAGAAGTTGTTGCAGAATTAATGAATGATAGAAAATTAACAAAGAAGAATAAACAACTGTCATCCGGTGGGAAGTCTGAAGATAAAGAGCAAGGAGGCACTTCTAGTTTGGCGCAATCCACAAAGTTTACCAAATTAGAAACAAAGGAAGACACCAAAGGAGGACaaccaaaagaaaagaaaaccttgacgataacaaaatcaaagaaaaatctTGCATGGACAAAATTGATGAACAGTACTGTGTCATCGGGTAAGAGCAGCTCAAAGAGCGCTAAAGACAGCGACGATAGTGATTATTACTTTGACACTGTAGATTTGGTTTTAAGCGTGAAAGATCAAGACGAAGAAGAAAGTGATTCGTACGATGATTGCTCCAATGATGTCGAAAGCCTTGTTGGCAAACTCATGGATGATGAAGACAAAGATAGAGAAGGGAACTCTACTGGTAATGGAGATAAAAATCTCAGGGAAGCTGATGATATGAGAGATGGCAGTCATTGTGACGATGTTGGTCATGGCGGACAGATCGTCACCGAGCTTGGAATGAGGAAAAATTTGCAAAATGGTGAAGATAATGTGAGGAGTAACACTGATGAGGAGGGTGGTGATGTGCAAGAAAACTTGGCTGAGGAAGATGCTAGTAAAGATGATGAGGAAGGAGTTGATGGTTTTGACAGCGATGATTCAAGTCTCCTTCTTGCAGTAGAAGGTAGTAGTGTTGTGTGTAAGAAGAAACAGGCAGATAGAGGTCCAAGGAATAGCTCAAAGACAGCTGAAGAAGTTCTTGAGGATGAACATTCATGCAGTAGCGATGAAGAATCAGTTGACCAAATCTTTCCGAGCAGATTTCTACATGAAGTTGAAAGTTCTGCTTGTCCGTTTGACCACATGGGCAAATCCTTCAGGGGCAAGAAACATGGTTGTACATGTTTAGTTGGTAATAGACCGAGAAAGGAGAGAGTAAAAAGGAAAGCTACAACAAATCCTGTCCTGACGGGAAGTGAACATCTGGATTCAGACATTATTAAGAGCAAGCCACTAGTCCATGGATTGTTAAAGGACAAGGGTAAACTGCTGACGATTTTCAAACAGGAGGCAGCAAGAAAAATGATGGAGAATGTTCCAGCCACTGATGCGAAACCAGATGCTTGGAAAGCCAGCCGCAACTTTGGAGAGATCCGCGACAAGAATTACGACCCTATCATGTACACCATCAAGTCTGATACTAACA GAGCCATTTGTGAGGGCCTGATTACCCCAATGCCACTGGAATGGGAAGAGCCTTTGATCTCTAGTAAGGACAGGGAGGATCACCAGAGTGCCCTTCGCAGCATTTTCTACGATACGTTGCTCAAGAGGGGAAGAAAGAACAGAATTGCCGCACGACGTCGATCGGGAAATGTGAAGCTTAACAGATGCCCGACGATTAAGGAAATCAAGAAAGCCAACACTGCAGAGAAAAGGAG GTTAAAGAAATTGGAGGCCGAGGTCAAGTCTGATGGTTGGATAGAGTACGACATGCTGCCGGCAGTCTACCCAGAGACAGATGAGACAGTCTTCATCAAGGCGATCAAGTAG